ACATCGAAAGCCGCGGCATGCAGCATCACCGGTGGGTCGAAAAGGAGGCCGCAGGCGTCGTCGCCGCGATCATCGCCTACAACTACCCGAACCAACTGGCGCTGGCCAAGCTCGCGCCCGCGCTGGCCGCGGGCTGCACGGTCGTGCTCAAGGCGGCCCCGGACACACCCCTGATCACCCTCGCGCTCGGTGAGTTGATCGCCGAGCACACCGACATCCCGGCCGGTGTGGTCAACGTGATCTCGGGTGCCGATCCGGAGGTCGGCGCCGTGCTCACCACGAGTCCCGACGTCGACATGGTGACCTTCACCGGTTCCACCCCGACCGGGCGGCGCATCATGGCCGCCGCGAGCGACACCCTCAAGAAGGTGTTCCTCGAGCTCGGCGGCAAGTCCGCGGCGATCATCCTCGACGACGCCGACTTCAACACCGCCGCATTGTTCTCGGCGTTCTCGATGGTGACGCACGCCGGCCAGGGCTGCGCGCTGACCTCGCGGCTGCTGGTGCCCGCGGCGCACAAGGATGAGATCGTCGAACTGGTCAAGAACAATTTCGGCCTGGTGCGCCTGGGGAATCCAGCGGATCCGTCGGTGTACATGGGTCCGCTGATCAGCGAGAGACAACGCGACAAGGTCGACGGCATGGTCAGGCGCGCCGTCGCGGCCGGGGCGACGCTGGTGACCGGCGGCGAGAAGGTCGATCCCGGTTACTTCTACACGCCGACGCTGCTCGCCGATGTCGATCCCGACAGCGAGATCGCGCAGGAGGAGGTCTTCGGACCCGTCCTCGCCGTCATCTCCTACACCGATGACGACGACGCCGTTCGCATCGCCAACAACTCCATCTACGGGTTGTCGGGCGCGGTGTTCGGCGGCGAGCAGCGGGCACTGGCCCTCGCCCGCCGGATCCGCACCGGCACGTTCTCGATCAACGGCGGCAACTACTTCAGCC
This region of Mycolicibacterium goodii genomic DNA includes:
- a CDS encoding aldehyde dehydrogenase family protein gives rise to the protein MQETSTITAEQRADRKLLIGGELRETPRTFPSVNPATTEVLGHAPDATVADAEAAIAAARKAFDTTDWSTDTGLRVRCLEQLHQALREHRDELAALTTAEVGATAALCAGAQLDQPIDIVRYYADLLKTYPLTEDLGNIESRGMQHHRWVEKEAAGVVAAIIAYNYPNQLALAKLAPALAAGCTVVLKAAPDTPLITLALGELIAEHTDIPAGVVNVISGADPEVGAVLTTSPDVDMVTFTGSTPTGRRIMAAASDTLKKVFLELGGKSAAIILDDADFNTAALFSAFSMVTHAGQGCALTSRLLVPAAHKDEIVELVKNNFGLVRLGNPADPSVYMGPLISERQRDKVDGMVRRAVAAGATLVTGGEKVDPGYFYTPTLLADVDPDSEIAQEEVFGPVLAVISYTDDDDAVRIANNSIYGLSGAVFGGEQRALALARRIRTGTFSINGGNYFSPDSPFGGYKQSGIGREMGTAGLEEFLESKTFATVVAQQ